A genomic stretch from Procambarus clarkii isolate CNS0578487 chromosome 14, FALCON_Pclarkii_2.0, whole genome shotgun sequence includes:
- the LOC123772813 gene encoding uncharacterized protein, with amino-acid sequence MTGDDLQVLGVIPYAKPRYPGLATYKQRLETFDLSWTGCVKQTSHELAESGFFFCGLSDHMRCFFCGNGFRNWEPADDPWTLHAQWYPECTFVNIKKDAQFIKNARESSQRRTIKPIDEHLLTGLMEGLGFFPALIEHFGFPDVCVRPALRLYLKSTKDLLPFVTEARCIELMLWYMQESTKAEMGLRGINHEDVEGRVEPANLEWQSAPSDMETVATANEMDVDVVGSMSGFMSTNLGLRALPSPVETEAEETTIVANEMDVETGEEATDFDATSHVETVMNTSMPTSWAADTLCKVCLTMR; translated from the exons ATGACTGGAGATGATTTGCAGGTTCTGGGGGTAATTCCATACGCTAAACCTAGATATCCAGGCTTGGCAACATACAAACAGCGTTTGGAAACATTCGACCTCAGCTGGACTGGTTGTGTCAAGCAAACATCTCACGAATTGGCAGAATCAGGATTTTTCTTCTGTG GCCTAAGTGACCACATGCGCTGCTTTTTCTGTGGGAATGGTTTTCGTAATTGGGAACCCGCTGACGACCCTTGGACACTGCACGCGCAATGGTATCCTGAGTGCACCTTTGTCAACATTAAAAAGGATGCACAGTTCATTAAGAATGCTAGAGAATCTTCGCAGCGTCGAACTATAAAACCCATAGATGAACATCTTTTAACTGGTCTGATGGAAGGTTTGGGTTTTTTCCCAGCATTAATTGAACATTTTGGATTTCCTGATGTCTGTGTGAGACCTGCCTTAAGGCTATATCTCAAAAGCACCAAAGATTTATTACCGTTTGTTACAGAGGCCAGATGTATAGAATTAATGTTGTGGTATATGCAAGAGAGCACTAAAGCCGAAATGGGTTTAAGGGGAATTAATCATGAGGATGTGGAAGGTAGGGTAGAGCCTGCGAATCTGGAATGGCAATCCGCGCCCTCTGACATGGAAACAGTCGCCACAGCTAATGAAATGGATGTCGACGTTGTTGGATCAATGAGCGGGTTCATGAGCACTAATCTTGGTTTGCGGGCTTTGCCTTctcctgttgaaacagaggcggAAGAGACGACTATAGTCGCTAATGAAATGGatgttgaaactggcgaagaGGCCACAGACTTTGATGCGACATCCCATGTTGAAACTGTGATGAACACATCTATGCCAACGTCTTGGGCTGCTGATACTTTGTGTAAGGTGTGCTTAACAATGCGTTGA